The following DNA comes from Pseudophryne corroboree isolate aPseCor3 chromosome 8, aPseCor3.hap2, whole genome shotgun sequence.
GCAACCAAATCACCTACATCCTCTAATGTCCCATATGTGTATTCTAAGGCCTGAAAGTAGTCAGCCACAGCAGCCCCAGGATTACTTTTTCTAGTGGCTTGAATAATTCCCATAGCGGGTCCCCGTAAGCTCTCTACTATCCTTTGTTTTTTTATATGATCCGGGCAATGCCACTCCTCAGACTGCTGTATAGctgcctccctccaggcctcataaGGTTCCTCGCCGGTAGGCACAGGAATTATTCCTGAAAAAAGTCTCAATCGCCTGTAACTACCCTCATAGTGCCACCTTTCCaattgatgtactactttatcAGCTATCACCTCTAACTGGTTACCTAATTTTTCTTCAATACCCTGTGTTTGACTACCTTCTCTCTCAGTCGCGGAGGGATCTCCACTGGCTGGAGTAGACATGTCACCCACAATTAAGGGTTCAGCCGCCCTTTCACTTCCATCCTTTTCAGGCCATATAATTATCCACCGACGTTCTgggttagatctcacagccaccactTTAGGAAGCAATTCAGACTCTAAATCATGACTGGTAGTTATTagtacagcacacatctctccactttCCTTAAATTGTTTATCAACTATCCTGGGTTGTTTCACCCCAAACAGAAACAACATCTCTGTCATAATTGTACCGTCAGTGGTGTCTGTGAGATTCCCCATTAATACAAAACtcctttcaggagttactccctTCCTTATACACCAGTCAAACACTTCACTCCTGGTATATTGTGGCATTCTGGCTACTGTGCTCACTAACCCCTGAATATCCTAAAAaatatctcacgcggtgcctccaaatgtaacccctgtCTTTCCACCTCAGGGTACGtaatacatatgtgcctccacccaagctaaattctaaggcttgcctgggtaagcctcccaCCTGCAGTGTATATGTGAGTGTATTCAAATCAATTTATTATTACCTCTTATATTGTACCTGTTTTCTCTTCCAGAGTTCCAGGATCCAAGTCAAAGCACAAATAAAGGTAAGTAATGTAATTTAATCACAAAATCATACTATACCACTTCTGCATTAATCATTGTCTTTGTTGAGAATAAAGACACTAATACATTCAGTATATATTTATACATCTATATATCTATTTCCTACTAGTATTACACATATTATTTTGCATGCACTTACAAACAACTTTAGCTGTTTTCAATTTCAActgagttacccgggtactctaTAAAGCTgatgtgcacagttggggcccataAAAACAAAACCATTCCATATATAGAAGGACTCTATAATCTGACAGTGGTGGTCTAGTCTTGGATTTATATGAAACTGGAATTATTTAATCCTTTACTGATGATCTCCATCGAAATTGTATTCCCGTGTCGTAGGTGTAATTAGCCTTACTGTGCCTGGGATATGGCTGTAGTTATTTCCTGCTTAAGGATATCTTAGTCCATGCAACACTGTAGCTTTAACTTCTCTTAGTCACAGTATTTTGATACTAGTGTTTTTCTTTGAGCAAACAGATACTATTATCTCACTGAATTTTATGTAACAATGCCATCTGTTTCTCACTTCTTATAGTCACAATTAATGCTGTCATTAATCCTTGCAGAATCTAATACAGTAGTATCTATCCCAGCTTTGTCCA
Coding sequences within:
- the LOC134949941 gene encoding paraneoplastic antigen Ma1 homolog, whose amino-acid sequence is MPQYTRSEVFDWCIRKGVTPERSFVLMGNLTDTTDGTIMTEMLFLFGVKQPRIVDKQFKESGEMCAVLITTSHDLESELLPKVVAVRSNPERRWIIIWPEKDGSERAAEPLIVGDMSTPASGDPSATEREGSQTQGIEEKLGNQLEVIADKVVHQLERWHYEGSYRRLRLFSGIIPVPTGEEPYEAWREAAIQQSEEWHCPDHIKKQRIVESLRGPAMGIIQATRKSNPGAAVADYFQALEYTYGTLEDVGDLVARFHHTYQETGEKLSQYVYRLDKLIHKIVDKGGLAPAEVDSSRLKQLIRGALTTDPVAQRLRCTTLLLGSPTLNDLIKEITQEEALIANREKTHTKSVKIVVPSPEAQGSKEDKLVTLVVEQNKKIDQLILALNKRVEPSSITSSNSNRGFNSGRGNFRRGGNFINRGCFRCGQLGHRAMECSIE